A single region of the Deinococcus fonticola genome encodes:
- a CDS encoding class I SAM-dependent methyltransferase, translating into MASDPPVRNFSLENAAVFGRVAGTYDQLGFLSLAARFFTRQVVVQPGERVLDVGTGTGVVALALARTGARVTGVDIAPEMIALARHKAHGLAGADFQVADGTALPFEDGHFDVVVCAAGLFFMPDMGAALQEWRRVLKPGGRAVFSSFGRGLMGALPGLWREELSTEGVKPGSPPLGRIPTLVAARELLEQAGFGQVQVDLTEVPYVLGSVQERWADIAAGLEGLPLRDLTLRRRAEVEARHLERLRTLPWPMQVPLPVIVASGVKPG; encoded by the coding sequence ATGGCTTCTGACCCTCCGGTGCGCAATTTCTCGCTGGAGAACGCGGCGGTCTTTGGCAGGGTGGCCGGCACGTACGACCAGTTGGGATTCCTGAGCCTCGCGGCGCGTTTTTTTACCCGTCAGGTGGTGGTGCAGCCCGGCGAGCGGGTGCTGGACGTGGGCACGGGCACTGGCGTGGTGGCGCTGGCGCTGGCGCGAACGGGCGCGCGGGTAACAGGCGTGGACATTGCGCCGGAGATGATTGCCCTGGCCCGCCACAAGGCGCATGGCCTGGCCGGAGCCGATTTTCAGGTGGCCGACGGCACGGCCCTGCCTTTCGAGGACGGCCACTTCGACGTGGTGGTGTGCGCGGCGGGGCTGTTCTTCATGCCGGACATGGGCGCGGCCCTCCAGGAGTGGCGGCGCGTGCTGAAACCGGGCGGACGGGCGGTGTTCTCGTCGTTCGGCCGGGGCCTTATGGGCGCCTTGCCGGGCCTGTGGCGCGAGGAACTCTCGACAGAGGGCGTGAAACCGGGATCGCCGCCGCTGGGCCGCATTCCCACGCTGGTCGCGGCGCGGGAACTGCTGGAACAGGCGGGATTCGGGCAGGTGCAGGTCGACCTCACCGAGGTGCCTTACGTGCTGGGCAGTGTGCAGGAACGCTGGGCCGACATCGCCGCCGGGCTGGAGGGCCTGCCGCTGCGGGACTTGACGCTGCGGCGGCGCGCCGAGGTGGAGGCCCGGCACCTGGAGCGCCTACGTACGCTGCCCTGGCCCATGCAGGTTCCCCTGCCGGTCATCGTGGCGTCGGGCGTGAAGCCGGGCTAA
- a CDS encoding AAA family ATPase has protein sequence MPEFRHGLIIGKFAPFHQGHQLLIDRALARCEQVSVWVYSRPDFPTMPSPLRRNWVREIYPVRLFPQLALLPDAPNPPLNTEPDAVHRAYVRSVLGGWGVWPDVVLTSEAYGEALAAELGAAHVMVDVAREGVPISGTQLRSDIHQYREFLDPAVYAHFVQRIVVLGAESTGKSTLTQALGEAFRTTWVREYGRDVYERENGALTPEHFLEIALGHRALEDEAARSAGVNRWVFSDTNAATTLMWSYLLTGTALHELHALADACKTRYAHTFLCNTDLPHEQDGWRANTEVRTVQQGFILQDLETRGVPFQWVRGRVPERLQQVARSLTSAVP, from the coding sequence ATGCCTGAATTCCGCCACGGCCTGATCATCGGGAAGTTCGCGCCCTTTCATCAGGGTCATCAGCTTCTGATCGACCGTGCGCTGGCACGCTGCGAACAGGTGAGTGTGTGGGTGTACAGCCGCCCGGATTTTCCGACCATGCCATCGCCCTTGCGGCGAAACTGGGTGCGGGAAATCTACCCGGTTCGATTGTTTCCGCAGTTGGCGTTGTTGCCGGACGCTCCCAACCCGCCCTTGAACACAGAGCCGGACGCGGTTCACCGGGCGTATGTGCGCTCGGTACTGGGGGGCTGGGGCGTGTGGCCGGATGTGGTGCTGACTTCTGAAGCGTACGGAGAGGCGCTGGCGGCAGAACTGGGCGCGGCGCACGTGATGGTGGACGTGGCGCGTGAGGGGGTGCCGATCAGTGGCACGCAACTTCGGTCTGACATTCACCAGTACCGTGAGTTCCTTGACCCCGCCGTGTACGCGCATTTCGTGCAGCGAATAGTCGTTCTGGGGGCGGAAAGCACCGGGAAAAGTACGCTGACACAGGCGCTCGGGGAGGCGTTCAGGACGACCTGGGTGCGGGAGTACGGGCGGGACGTGTACGAGCGTGAGAACGGCGCGTTAACCCCGGAGCATTTTCTGGAGATCGCGCTGGGTCACCGGGCGCTGGAGGACGAGGCCGCCCGTTCCGCTGGCGTGAACCGCTGGGTCTTCAGTGACACGAACGCCGCGACCACCCTGATGTGGTCTTACCTGCTGACTGGTACCGCCCTGCACGAATTGCACGCCCTGGCGGACGCCTGCAAGACCCGCTACGCGCACACGTTCCTGTGCAACACGGACTTGCCACACGAGCAGGACGGCTGGCGTGCCAATACCGAGGTTCGCACGGTGCAGCAGGGGTTCATTCTGCAAGACCTGGAAACGCGGGGCGTGCCCTTCCAGTGGGTGCGGGGCCGTGTGCCGGAACGCCTGCAGCAGGTGGCCCGGAGCCTTACTTCGGCAGTGCCCTGA
- a CDS encoding TM2 domain-containing protein: MTDPKKPDPTPPGNEPSWVDEVLNTSRAAPAPTQAPGHAPLSGPQDLKLPETNPRPAAPPPPPAYTVPTSGDDWVARATGNTAKTPSMPSGPDVAPRPTQSTSEVLSDFMRPIVNEMNSHRASPAQPHRPAPHQEAAQVQTAAPPPTHTQVQTQARPVDAWGDPAQQPVPYSPPQQAYRSGDVSQKKLIAGLLAIFLGSFGVHKFYLGMNNPGIIMLGVNVGSWIVAFVLGFLMFIVGLGLTLPLAAMISSALGLLGLIEGILYLTKSDTDFEREYLIGKKPWL; encoded by the coding sequence ATGACTGATCCCAAGAAACCCGACCCGACACCGCCGGGAAATGAACCCTCGTGGGTGGATGAGGTCTTGAATACATCACGCGCCGCCCCGGCACCGACACAGGCGCCCGGCCACGCGCCCCTGAGCGGCCCGCAGGATCTGAAACTGCCGGAAACGAACCCGCGTCCAGCTGCGCCTCCACCCCCGCCCGCATACACTGTGCCCACCTCCGGTGACGACTGGGTGGCGCGGGCCACCGGCAATACGGCGAAAACCCCTTCCATGCCCAGCGGGCCGGACGTGGCCCCTCGGCCCACCCAAAGCACCTCCGAGGTGCTGTCGGATTTCATGCGGCCCATCGTGAATGAAATGAACAGCCACCGCGCCTCGCCGGCCCAGCCGCACAGGCCAGCCCCCCACCAGGAAGCGGCCCAGGTGCAGACCGCCGCGCCGCCACCCACGCACACACAGGTACAGACGCAGGCACGGCCGGTGGACGCCTGGGGTGACCCGGCCCAGCAACCCGTGCCTTACTCGCCGCCCCAGCAGGCTTACCGCAGTGGAGACGTGTCCCAGAAGAAACTGATCGCGGGCCTGCTGGCGATTTTCCTGGGCAGCTTCGGCGTTCACAAGTTCTACCTGGGCATGAACAATCCCGGCATCATCATGCTGGGGGTCAACGTGGGGTCGTGGATCGTGGCGTTCGTGCTGGGCTTCCTGATGTTCATCGTGGGGCTGGGCCTGACCCTGCCTCTGGCGGCCATGATCAGCAGCGCCCTGGGGCTCTTGGGGCTGATCGAGGGCATCCTTTACCTCACGAAGTCCGACACGGATTTCGAGCGCGAGTACCTGATCGGCAAGAAACCCTGGCTGTAA
- a CDS encoding acyl-CoA thioesterase, whose amino-acid sequence MSEAPTPKRLQHEFAPLDWSRAHRTPIQMRYSDTDALGHVNNAAYVQYLETSRVVMLAELQGGYTELRSVVARLELDYVRELRLGQEVVVETLIGHLGTRSMSFLSRIVADGVPCAFARVIGVGVDEHNAPVPLPASLRTLMAPFLAGESA is encoded by the coding sequence ATGAGTGAAGCTCCCACCCCCAAACGCCTGCAACACGAGTTCGCCCCGCTCGACTGGTCCAGAGCGCACCGAACCCCCATTCAGATGCGCTACAGCGACACCGACGCGCTGGGGCACGTGAACAACGCCGCTTACGTGCAGTACCTGGAAACGTCGCGGGTGGTGATGCTGGCCGAGCTGCAGGGCGGGTACACCGAGCTGCGTTCGGTGGTGGCGCGGCTGGAGCTGGATTACGTGCGTGAACTGCGGCTGGGGCAGGAGGTGGTGGTGGAGACGCTTATCGGTCACCTGGGCACCAGGTCGATGAGTTTCCTGTCGCGTATCGTGGCGGACGGAGTGCCGTGCGCCTTCGCGCGGGTGATCGGGGTGGGCGTGGACGAGCACAACGCGCCGGTGCCGCTGCCCGCTTCCCTGCGCACCCTGATGGCGCCGTTCCTGGCCGGGGAAAGCGCATGA
- a CDS encoding N-acetylmuramoyl-L-alanine amidase: MSRPAFPVTLLALLGLAQATPAPTIDTSQMLRMTPQRTQLTLEYIRQHYDAKASSIQITPLMIVIHWTATGSLKSTLNTFKPEVLSGRTDIQKGGKLNTGAHYVVDRDGTIYQLMNETDMARHVIGLNRFAIGIENVGNNDLTPAQLKANTQLVNHLHEKYGVQYLIGHHEYGQFRGTPLWEEKDPTYFTVKSDPGAAFMAQLRAALKSGGVTFRALPK; encoded by the coding sequence ATGAGCCGCCCTGCCTTCCCCGTCACGCTTCTCGCCTTGCTGGGCTTGGCCCAGGCCACACCCGCCCCTACCATCGACACCAGCCAGATGCTGCGCATGACGCCCCAGCGCACCCAACTGACGCTGGAGTACATCCGGCAGCATTACGACGCCAAAGCCAGCAGCATTCAAATTACGCCGCTGATGATCGTCATTCACTGGACGGCCACGGGCAGCCTGAAATCGACGCTGAACACCTTCAAACCCGAGGTGCTGAGCGGCAGAACGGACATTCAGAAAGGCGGAAAACTGAACACGGGGGCGCACTATGTCGTCGACCGGGACGGCACCATCTACCAGCTGATGAACGAAACGGACATGGCGCGGCATGTCATCGGCCTGAACCGCTTCGCCATCGGCATCGAGAACGTCGGGAACAACGACCTGACGCCCGCCCAGTTGAAAGCGAACACGCAACTGGTGAACCACCTGCACGAGAAATACGGCGTGCAGTACCTGATCGGCCACCACGAGTACGGCCAGTTTCGTGGAACGCCCCTGTGGGAAGAAAAAGACCCCACTTACTTCACCGTGAAAAGCGACCCCGGCGCGGCCTTCATGGCGCAACTGCGGGCGGCCCTGAAAAGCGGGGGCGTGACGTTCAGGGCACTGCCGAAGTAA
- the cutA gene encoding divalent-cation tolerance protein CutA, which translates to MSLVVMVTVPPERAHELARTLVSERLAGSVNLLPGLQSVYRWQGDVAEDPETLLLIKTTGEEYPALEARIKALHPYEVPEIIAMQFDRASPEFQDWLRDAVQKH; encoded by the coding sequence ATGTCACTGGTTGTGATGGTCACCGTCCCGCCCGAACGCGCCCATGAACTGGCCCGCACGCTGGTCAGTGAACGCCTGGCCGGAAGTGTGAACCTGTTGCCCGGCCTGCAAAGCGTGTACCGCTGGCAGGGTGACGTGGCCGAAGACCCCGAAACGCTGCTGCTCATTAAAACCACCGGCGAAGAGTACCCCGCGCTGGAAGCCCGCATCAAAGCCCTGCACCCCTACGAAGTGCCGGAAATCATCGCCATGCAATTCGACCGTGCCTCGCCGGAATTCCAGGACTGGCTGCGCGACGCCGTGCAAAAGCACTGA
- a CDS encoding ROK family protein, with amino-acid sequence MTTTSMTEPVSIGVDVGGTKIACGVLRGDQLIERHLQPTPETGWEAVLDVIAAQVQGLQERHPHARLVGVGVPGPLNADRTRVKFAPNIYGFTDVPLVDGLRERLGQRIILENDAKAAALAEAHLGAARGTESSIYVTVSTGIGAGLVLNGRIWRGRHGIAGELGHVTVMPGGPVSGAGLDGALEAVASGTAIARDASYALNRDVSTAEAFELAEQGHPAARRIVEQALKHIGVALADLQKVIDPEVFVIGGGVASVGDFFFRGIQKAANEYSQGFAPVSIRRAQLGTDAGVIGAALAARHG; translated from the coding sequence ATGACGACAACATCCATGACGGAACCGGTCAGTATCGGCGTTGACGTGGGCGGCACGAAGATTGCGTGCGGGGTGCTGCGCGGGGATCAACTGATTGAAAGGCACCTTCAACCCACGCCCGAGACCGGCTGGGAAGCGGTACTGGACGTCATTGCGGCGCAGGTGCAGGGCTTACAGGAGCGGCACCCGCACGCCCGGCTGGTGGGTGTGGGCGTGCCGGGGCCGCTGAACGCCGACCGGACGCGGGTGAAGTTCGCGCCGAACATCTACGGCTTTACGGATGTGCCGCTGGTCGATGGCCTGCGCGAGCGCCTGGGGCAGCGCATCATCCTGGAGAACGACGCGAAGGCCGCCGCGCTGGCCGAGGCTCACCTGGGCGCGGCGCGCGGCACCGAGAGCAGCATTTACGTGACCGTCAGCACCGGCATCGGCGCGGGCCTGGTTCTGAACGGCCGGATCTGGCGCGGGCGGCACGGCATTGCCGGGGAACTGGGGCACGTGACGGTCATGCCCGGCGGCCCGGTCAGCGGCGCGGGCCTGGACGGTGCCCTCGAAGCCGTGGCGAGCGGCACCGCCATCGCGCGGGACGCCAGTTACGCCCTGAACCGCGACGTGTCGACCGCCGAGGCCTTTGAACTGGCCGAGCAGGGCCACCCGGCCGCGCGGCGCATCGTGGAGCAGGCCCTGAAGCACATCGGCGTCGCCCTGGCGGACTTGCAGAAGGTCATCGACCCCGAAGTGTTCGTGATTGGCGGCGGCGTGGCCAGCGTCGGGGACTTCTTCTTCCGGGGAATCCAGAAAGCCGCCAACGAGTACTCGCAGGGGTTCGCGCCTGTCTCCATTCGCCGCGCCCAGCTCGGCACAGACGCGGGCGTGATCGGCGCGGCGCTGGCCGCCCGGCACGGGTGA
- a CDS encoding peroxiredoxin, which yields MTLTGQPAPDFTLPASTGQDITLSSYRGHKNVVLVFYPLDFSPVCSMQLPEYSGRQDDFTDADTVVLGINRDSAYTHKAWAAEYGIELPLLADLNLDVARRYGVALDERGISGRAVFLIDREGQVRYQHVETTPGEYTVRPDDVLEKVKAL from the coding sequence ATGACGCTGACCGGTCAGCCCGCGCCCGATTTCACCCTTCCTGCCAGCACCGGACAGGACATTACCCTCAGCAGTTACCGGGGCCACAAGAACGTGGTGCTGGTGTTTTACCCGCTGGACTTCAGCCCGGTGTGCAGCATGCAGCTTCCCGAGTACAGTGGCCGCCAGGACGACTTCACCGACGCGGACACGGTGGTGCTGGGCATCAACCGTGACAGCGCCTACACCCACAAGGCCTGGGCCGCCGAGTACGGCATCGAGTTGCCGCTGCTGGCCGACCTGAACCTGGACGTGGCGCGCAGGTACGGCGTGGCGCTGGATGAACGCGGCATCAGCGGACGCGCGGTGTTCCTGATCGACCGGGAAGGCCAGGTGCGCTATCAGCACGTGGAAACCACGCCCGGCGAATACACTGTGCGCCCCGACGACGTGCTGGAAAAAGTCAAGGCGCTGTAA
- a CDS encoding DinB family protein produces the protein MSEPRQGEQHYLDGLLDILREALEGGRPGEGTSFVENTRSGAAHGLLPTLSRLSAAQASRDVQGTSIAGQARHAAFHLEVAVRWDRDGEQGPFDWPGSFLPEQVNEQEWLAVQARLQHAYQEFTAFVGTQKDKPADSDIAGGVAGALAHAAYHLGAVRQMAKAV, from the coding sequence ATGAGTGAACCTCGACAAGGTGAGCAGCATTACCTGGATGGCCTGCTGGACATTCTGCGGGAAGCCCTGGAAGGTGGAAGACCGGGTGAGGGAACCTCCTTCGTGGAGAACACGCGTAGCGGCGCGGCGCACGGGCTTTTGCCCACGCTGAGCCGCCTGAGTGCCGCGCAGGCCAGCCGGGATGTTCAGGGCACCAGCATCGCCGGACAGGCGCGGCACGCGGCCTTTCACCTGGAAGTGGCGGTGCGCTGGGATCGGGACGGTGAGCAGGGGCCGTTCGACTGGCCGGGCAGTTTCCTGCCGGAGCAGGTGAACGAGCAGGAGTGGCTTGCTGTTCAGGCCCGCCTGCAACACGCTTATCAGGAGTTCACTGCGTTTGTCGGCACGCAGAAAGACAAGCCTGCCGATAGCGATATTGCCGGCGGCGTGGCGGGCGCACTGGCCCACGCGGCCTACCACCTGGGCGCGGTACGGCAGATGGCGAAAGCGGTGTAG
- a CDS encoding LapA family protein, which translates to MRMVVMIIFLVLFGLLAILNRHFLTYPHTLNLGFVEYKNLPVGLMLLAAMLIPMLVFYFWASVTKLRAEADTARLLRDMESLRTSLDSQEGSRFQQLQAHLDRQFTEMQSREAGRALPSSASEVASLAAKLDAMKRDLDLQFDQIDDYLKRKLG; encoded by the coding sequence ATGCGCATGGTCGTCATGATCATCTTTCTGGTGCTGTTTGGCCTGCTGGCCATTCTGAACCGGCACTTCCTGACCTACCCGCACACCCTGAACCTGGGCTTCGTGGAGTACAAGAACCTGCCGGTGGGGCTGATGCTGCTGGCCGCCATGCTGATTCCCATGCTGGTGTTCTACTTCTGGGCCAGCGTCACGAAACTGCGGGCCGAGGCCGACACCGCCAGGCTGCTGCGCGATATGGAGTCGCTGCGCACCAGCCTGGACAGCCAGGAAGGCAGCCGCTTCCAGCAGCTTCAGGCCCACCTCGATCGCCAGTTCACCGAAATGCAGAGCCGTGAAGCGGGCCGCGCCCTGCCCAGCAGCGCCAGCGAGGTGGCCTCCCTGGCCGCGAAACTGGACGCCATGAAACGCGACCTCGACCTGCAATTCGACCAGATAGACGACTACCTGAAACGCAAACTGGGGTAA
- the accD gene encoding acetyl-CoA carboxylase, carboxyltransferase subunit beta, which translates to MALDRFFRRRRPQQQQTQVDTPDLWTQCPACKEGLYNRELEANAFVCPKCGHHLRLNAQQRMDVLVDPGTFQQRSGRIRPTDPLEFNDTEAYTERLSRAQQKTGRPDAILTGTAEIGGIPVTLAVMDFAFSGGSMGSVVGEEISRAAEHAAQAGTPLIIVSASGGARMQESALSLMQMAKTTVALEHLAQKGLPYISILTDPTTGGVTASFATIADVIIAEPGALIGFAGPRVIQQTIRQNLPEGFQRAEFLLEHGMVDDVLDRREHRSYLASLLGLLTRREAASA; encoded by the coding sequence ATGGCCCTAGATCGTTTCTTTCGGCGGCGTCGCCCGCAGCAGCAGCAGACGCAGGTGGACACCCCGGACTTGTGGACGCAGTGCCCCGCCTGCAAAGAAGGCCTGTACAACCGCGAACTGGAGGCGAACGCCTTCGTGTGCCCGAAATGCGGGCATCACCTGCGCCTGAACGCCCAGCAGCGCATGGATGTGCTGGTCGACCCCGGCACCTTCCAGCAGCGCTCGGGGCGCATTCGCCCGACCGACCCGCTGGAATTCAACGATACCGAAGCGTATACCGAGCGCCTGAGCCGTGCCCAGCAGAAAACAGGCCGCCCGGACGCCATTCTGACCGGAACGGCGGAAATCGGCGGCATTCCCGTGACGCTGGCGGTCATGGATTTCGCGTTTTCCGGCGGCAGCATGGGCAGTGTGGTGGGCGAGGAAATCTCGCGGGCGGCCGAGCACGCTGCGCAGGCCGGAACGCCGCTGATCATCGTGTCGGCCAGCGGCGGGGCCAGAATGCAGGAAAGTGCGCTGTCCCTGATGCAGATGGCCAAAACCACGGTGGCGCTGGAACACCTGGCGCAAAAGGGCCTGCCGTACATCAGCATCCTGACCGACCCCACGACGGGCGGCGTGACCGCCAGTTTCGCCACCATCGCCGACGTGATCATCGCCGAACCCGGCGCCCTGATCGGCTTCGCCGGGCCGAGGGTCATTCAGCAGACCATTCGCCAGAACCTCCCGGAAGGCTTCCAGCGCGCCGAGTTCCTGCTGGAGCACGGCATGGTGGACGACGTGCTCGACCGCCGCGAGCACCGCAGCTACCTGGCGAGCCTGCTGGGCCTCCTGACGCGCCGCGAGGCGGCCAGCGCATGA
- a CDS encoding acetyl-CoA carboxylase carboxyltransferase subunit alpha: MSTFSEALRELEARLKDLEATARKTGQNLDAIIHPLRAEVERQKEQENQPRLPRWERVQLARTSGRPTALDYVDRLCTEFHELHGDRKFGDDPALIGGPARWQGRPVMLLLQQKGRDTKSRLKRRFGSANPEGYRKAIRLMDLADRFGLPVVTLIDTQGAYPGLEAEERGQGWAIAESIQRMVRLKVPAVCVVIGEGGSGGALAIGVGNRVLIQENAWYSVISPEGAASIIWKDASKAPLAAEALKLTAPDLLDMKVVEEMIPEPPGGAHRNMDEAAELLGPVVSRHLDELSRLGPDELKEQRAKRFRALGAFTEQ; this comes from the coding sequence ATGAGCACCTTCAGCGAAGCCCTGCGGGAACTGGAAGCCCGCCTGAAAGACCTGGAAGCCACCGCCCGCAAGACCGGGCAGAACCTGGACGCCATCATTCACCCGCTGCGGGCTGAAGTGGAACGCCAGAAAGAGCAGGAGAACCAGCCGCGCCTGCCGCGGTGGGAGCGGGTGCAGTTGGCCCGTACCAGTGGCCGGCCCACCGCGCTGGATTACGTGGATAGGCTCTGCACCGAGTTCCACGAGTTGCACGGCGACCGCAAGTTCGGGGACGACCCGGCGCTGATCGGCGGCCCGGCCCGCTGGCAGGGGCGGCCCGTCATGCTGCTGCTTCAGCAGAAGGGACGCGACACCAAAAGCCGCCTGAAACGCCGTTTCGGCAGTGCCAACCCCGAAGGTTACCGCAAGGCCATTCGCCTGATGGATCTGGCCGACCGCTTCGGCCTGCCGGTCGTGACCCTGATCGACACGCAGGGCGCGTACCCTGGCCTGGAAGCCGAGGAACGCGGGCAGGGCTGGGCCATCGCCGAGAGCATTCAGCGCATGGTGCGCCTGAAAGTGCCGGCCGTGTGCGTCGTGATCGGTGAGGGCGGGTCGGGCGGCGCGCTGGCCATTGGCGTGGGCAACCGCGTGCTGATTCAGGAAAACGCCTGGTACTCCGTCATTTCCCCCGAGGGGGCCGCCAGCATCATCTGGAAGGACGCCAGCAAAGCCCCGCTGGCCGCCGAGGCCCTGAAACTCACCGCGCCGGATCTGCTCGACATGAAGGTCGTCGAGGAGATGATTCCCGAACCCCCAGGCGGCGCCCACAGAAATATGGACGAGGCCGCCGAACTCCTTGGCCCGGTGGTCAGCCGGCACCTGGACGAACTGAGCCGCCTTGGCCCGGACGAACTGAAAGAGCAGCGAGCAAAACGCTTCAGGGCCCTGGGCGCCTTCACGGAGCAGTAA
- a CDS encoding nicotinamide mononucleotide transporter family protein produces the protein MNLFGLNIPPLALDLAGGICVLVSLYYLWSKSSTYWHWSNLSLLPYCLLFLSGKQWMLAGLQVTYLLFGIHGLYLWHLEKRRAKGEIRFNEPAWYGVTWVASLAIFAYTVAVTDFSQAWNWVQFAAVTLALIANFGTTRKWSWSWPVWIVVNAVQAVYFWHTGYWVLFALQFILAGMSVYGWREWRRDEARAVAYA, from the coding sequence ATGAACCTGTTTGGCCTGAACATTCCGCCTTTAGCTCTTGACCTTGCAGGCGGCATCTGCGTGCTGGTCAGCCTGTATTACCTGTGGTCGAAGTCAAGCACGTACTGGCACTGGTCGAACCTGTCGCTGCTGCCTTACTGTCTGCTGTTTCTGTCTGGAAAGCAGTGGATGCTGGCGGGCTTGCAGGTCACTTACCTGCTGTTCGGTATTCACGGCCTGTACCTGTGGCACCTGGAGAAGCGGCGGGCAAAGGGCGAAATCAGGTTCAACGAGCCTGCCTGGTACGGCGTGACCTGGGTGGCCAGCCTGGCCATTTTCGCTTACACGGTGGCGGTCACGGATTTCTCGCAGGCTTGGAACTGGGTGCAGTTCGCGGCGGTCACGCTGGCGCTGATCGCCAATTTCGGCACGACGCGCAAGTGGTCGTGGTCATGGCCGGTGTGGATCGTCGTGAATGCTGTTCAGGCCGTTTATTTCTGGCACACGGGGTACTGGGTGCTGTTTGCCTTGCAGTTCATCCTGGCAGGCATGAGCGTGTATGGCTGGCGCGAGTGGCGGCGCGACGAGGCGCGGGCTGTGGCGTATGCCTGA
- a CDS encoding DUF1206 domain-containing protein has translation MADLNGVKNLGQQAEAKLEGAARAATHRAAPQLEALARFGYASKGVVYGTIGLLALSLVLGRQGAATDAQGALLRLQDLPGGGWLMWLLVLGLIGYALWQLIRATLDPERQGTGGKGLVKRLGYLVSGLGNMGVALFAARLAREGTAARDANNEQDTVRQILEWPGGQLLLGIAGLALLAVGANSIYSAYGAKFMKRIALTDLGAQFSDTLKKIGQVGLSARGLVLGIIGVSLLVAAFRDRSASVLGSGEVLTWLGYQPAGKILLGLVALGTLCYGVWCFVQARYRRIRIEG, from the coding sequence ATGGCAGACCTGAATGGAGTCAAGAACCTGGGCCAGCAGGCCGAGGCCAAGCTGGAAGGGGCGGCGCGGGCCGCCACCCACCGGGCCGCGCCGCAACTGGAGGCGCTGGCACGCTTCGGGTACGCCAGCAAGGGCGTGGTGTACGGCACTATTGGCCTGCTGGCACTGAGCCTGGTTCTGGGGCGCCAGGGCGCGGCCACCGACGCGCAGGGGGCGCTGCTGCGCCTGCAAGACCTGCCGGGCGGGGGCTGGCTGATGTGGCTGCTGGTGCTGGGCCTGATCGGCTACGCGCTGTGGCAACTGATCCGGGCCACGCTCGACCCGGAGCGGCAGGGCACCGGCGGAAAAGGCCTGGTCAAACGCCTGGGTTACCTCGTGAGCGGCCTGGGCAACATGGGCGTGGCGCTGTTCGCGGCGCGGCTGGCGCGGGAAGGCACGGCGGCCCGCGACGCCAACAACGAGCAGGACACCGTGCGCCAGATTCTGGAATGGCCGGGCGGGCAACTGCTGCTGGGTATCGCGGGCCTGGCCCTGCTGGCGGTGGGCGCCAACTCGATTTACAGCGCTTACGGCGCGAAATTCATGAAGCGCATCGCCTTGACCGACCTTGGGGCGCAGTTCAGCGACACCCTCAAGAAAATCGGGCAGGTAGGCCTCAGCGCGCGCGGCCTGGTTCTGGGGATCATCGGCGTGTCGCTGCTGGTCGCCGCTTTCCGTGACCGGAGTGCCAGCGTGCTGGGCAGCGGCGAGGTTCTCACGTGGCTGGGCTACCAGCCCGCCGGGAAAATCTTGCTGGGTCTGGTGGCGCTGGGCACCCTGTGTTACGGCGTGTGGTGCTTCGTACAGGCCCGTTACCGCCGCATTCGTATCGAAGGGTAA